GCTAATGCGCTAATTATAGTTTTGTTACCGAATGTCATTGTCGCGATCGCTTTATTTTGGAGATTTCAGTCAGCACAGAAACAAAATTAGTATAAATTGCTAAAATCAGCTAACCTAATCTCAATTACACAGCTGGGGGGCAGCCTGTGAACCTTGGTCAATGGATCGGCTTAATCGCCATAGTTCTTTCTTTATATATCTTATGGCAAATTCGACAGGTATTGTTGCTAATATTTGCCGCAGTTGTCTTAGCTTCCACCTTAAATCGGCTCGCCAAACGAATTCAACGCTTAGGCGTAAAACGTGGCTTCGCTGTTGTCCTGTCGGTGGTTCTTTTCTTCGCAGGTATAGTATGTTTTTTCTGGCTGATTGTGCCGCCTTTTGCACAGCAGTTTCAAGAACTAACTTATCGAGTTCCCCAAGGATTTGATCGCTTTAATACTTGGTTATTACACTTAGAAACTCTAGTTCCTGTATCTTTGCGTCCTTACATTCCTAATGTTAATAACCTGATTTCAGAAGCCAAACCTTTTCTGAACCAGATAGTAGAAAACTCTTTTGCCTTTGTTTCAGGCTCTTTAGAAGTTTTACTCAAGATTTTACTAGTCCTGGTATTAACAGGGATGTTTTTAGCCGATCCTCAAGCTTATCGCCGATTATTTATTCGACTGTTCCCCTCATTTTATCGCACAAGAATCAATGGAATTTTAGATCAATGCGAACTTTCATTGGAGGGATGGATCACAGGTGCGTTCATTGCTACGAGTGTAGTGGGAATATCTAGTGTGATTGGCTTATCATTTTTGGGTGTGAAAGCCGCCCTAGCTTTAGGAATTTTAGCCGGCTTTCTCAACTTAATACCTAACTTAGGACCGACATTGAGTCTAATACCAGCAATGGCGATCGCCTTATTGGATAGC
This genomic interval from Nodularia sp. LEGE 06071 contains the following:
- a CDS encoding AI-2E family transporter — protein: MNLGQWIGLIAIVLSLYILWQIRQVLLLIFAAVVLASTLNRLAKRIQRLGVKRGFAVVLSVVLFFAGIVCFFWLIVPPFAQQFQELTYRVPQGFDRFNTWLLHLETLVPVSLRPYIPNVNNLISEAKPFLNQIVENSFAFVSGSLEVLLKILLVLVLTGMFLADPQAYRRLFIRLFPSFYRTRINGILDQCELSLEGWITGAFIATSVVGISSVIGLSFLGVKAALALGILAGFLNLIPNLGPTLSLIPAMAIALLDSPWKPLLVLLLYFVIQQIDANLVTPTIMANRVSLLPAVTLICQLFFVTFFGFLGLFLALPLTVVAKIWLQEVLIKDVLDEWGKIPPQETELVIISQSSISDNDWKTETPDDEQQPNIDDILPQQE